The Coleofasciculaceae cyanobacterium genomic sequence ACTATTCACTTTCGACCTCCCTCTTAAAAAGCGAGGAAAACTTAAAAAAAACGCACAAGACGTATTTAGAAAATTTAGCAAAAAATGATGTTTCTCGACCCTCATATTCACATGACTTCTAGAACTACGGATGACTATCAAGCCATGGCAAAAGCTGGGATAGTAGCGATAATTGAACCAGCTTTTTGGTTAGGACAACCCCGCACTAGCGTGGATAGTTATAAAGATTATCTGAGTTCTCTAGTTGGTTGGGAAAGATTTCGCGCCAGTCAGTTTGGCATCAAACATTACTGCACCATCGGTTTGAACTCTAAAGAAGCTAACAATGAAGCATTGGCAGAAGCAGTGATGGAGTTGCTGCCTCTCTATGCCTGTAAAGAAGGAGTGGTGGCAATTGGAGAAATTGGTTATGACGACATGACTCCAGCAGAAGACAAGTATTTCCGCCTTCAGTTAGAGTTAGCTAAAGAATTAAATTTACCCGTAATGATTCATACCCCACATCGGGATAAGAAATCGGGTACATCTCACAGTATGGATGTTTGCATAGAACATGGTTTAAAACCATCTCAAGTAGTTGTCGATCACAACAACGAGGAAACCGTAAAAGAAGTATTAGATCGAGGTTTCTGGGCTGCCTTTACGATCTATCCCCATACCAAAATGGGCAATGAGAGAATGGTGGAAGTAGTGCGCAATTATGGTTGCGATCGCATTATTGTTGATAGTAGTGCCGATTGGGGAGTAAGCGATCCTTTAGCCGTGCCGAAAACTGCTCGACTAATGCAGGCAAGAGGCATCCCCGAAGCTCAGATAGAAGCTGTTTGCTATCAAAATGCTTTAGCTGCTTACGGTCAAAGCGGTCAGATTAAAGAAAGTGATTGGTTGAATCGGGACTCCATCGATCAGCGTCAACTGTATAGTGATAATTCTGTATTGAGAGGTCAAGAACCTTTAGTAGAATCAACATCCGAAAGGTCTATGATTATTGTTTAATTTTTAGACGTTGCTGATTTGAAGTATGAACTCCAAAAGTAATCTGTTTTTAGCTCTTAGCCTTTTAAACAATTTACTCAACCGAGATGTTAGCTCAAGACTCGCTACTTGCGAAGCAGTATCCTTTAGGATTAAGTGCCTTTATTACTTATTACTTACAAGCAATTA encodes the following:
- a CDS encoding TatD family hydrolase — encoded protein: MMFLDPHIHMTSRTTDDYQAMAKAGIVAIIEPAFWLGQPRTSVDSYKDYLSSLVGWERFRASQFGIKHYCTIGLNSKEANNEALAEAVMELLPLYACKEGVVAIGEIGYDDMTPAEDKYFRLQLELAKELNLPVMIHTPHRDKKSGTSHSMDVCIEHGLKPSQVVVDHNNEETVKEVLDRGFWAAFTIYPHTKMGNERMVEVVRNYGCDRIIVDSSADWGVSDPLAVPKTARLMQARGIPEAQIEAVCYQNALAAYGQSGQIKESDWLNRDSIDQRQLYSDNSVLRGQEPLVESTSERSMIIV